GGTCGGGTTGTAGGCATGGTGCTCGCCGCGGCGGCGCCACTGGTACTGGCCGCCGACGTCGAGGTCGCCGTCGAGCGAGGGGGAGACCACGTAGGCGTGCTCGTGGCGCAGCTCGGCCTCGAGCGCGATCACGTCGAGCCCGACCCCCTCGATGCGCGACGCGGTCCAGGTGAAGTAGCGCTCGACCACCTCGGAGTTGAGGCCGATGGCCTCGAAGATCTGCGCGCCCCGGTAGCTCTGGAGCGTCGAGATGCCCATCTTGGTCATCACCTTGAGGACGCCCTTGTCGACCGCCTTCGTGTAGTTCTTGACCGCGGTGGCGGCGTCCACGTCCTTCAGGATGCCCTCGGCCACCATGTCGCGCAGCGTCTCGTAGGCGAGGTAGGGGTTCACGGCCCCCGCGCCGTAGCCGAGGAGGAGGCAGAAGTGCTGGATCTCGCGCGGCTCGCCCGACTCGACGACCAGGCCGCAGCGCATGCGCGTGCCCTCGCGGATCAGGTGGTGATGCACGGCCGCGGTGGCGAGGAGGCTCGGGATGGGCACGTGGCCGTCGTCGACGCCGCGGTCGGAGAGGACGAGGACGGTGCAGCCGTCGGCGACCGCCCGGGAGGCGCGCGCGCAGAGGTCGTCGAGCGCGGCGCGCAGCCCCGCCCCGCCCGAGCGCTTCGGGAAGAGGATGGGCAGCGTCGTGGCGCGCAGGTGGCCGTCGTCGAGGGCTTTGATCTGCGCCAGCTGCTCGTTCGAGAGCGTCGGGCTCTTCAGGTGCAGCTGCCGGCAGTGGAGCGCTGTCTCCTCGAAGAGGTTCTGCTCGGGGCCGATGGTGGTCTCGAGCGACATCACCAGCTCCTCGCGAATCGGGTCGATGGGCGGGTTGGTCACCTGGGCGAAGAGCTGCTTGAAATAGTTGAAGAGAAGCTGCGGGTGATCCGACAGGCAGGCGAGCGGCGTGTCCGTCCCCATCGAGCCCACCGCCTCCTGGCCATTGAGCGCCATCGGCGTCATCAGGAGGCGGAGATCCTCGATCGTGTAGCCGAAGGCCTGCTGGCGCGTGAGGATCGTCGCCGGCTCGTAATCGGGCGGCACCTGCTCGGGCGGCGGGAGCTCCGCCAGGCGCGTCAGGTTCGCGTCGAGCCACCGGCGGTACGGCCGGCGCGCCGCCATGCCCTCCTTCAGCTCCTCGTCGCCCACGATGCGGCCCTGCTCGGTGTCGACCAGGAACATGCGTCCCGGCTGGAGGCGGTCCTTGTGGAGGACGTTCTCGGGCAGGATGTCGAGCACACCCACCTCGGAGGCCATGACCACGAAGCCGTCCTTGGTGACGACGTAGCGCGAGGGGCGGAGCCCGTTGCGGTCGAGGACCGCGCCGATCACCCGCCCGTCGGTGAAGGCGATCGAGGCAGGGCCGTCCCACGGCTCCTGGAGGCTGGCGTGGTACTCGTAGAAGGCGCGCTTCGCCGCGCTCATGCTCTCGTGGTTCTGCCACGCCTCGGGAATCATCATCATGACGGCATGCACGATCGAACGGCTCGTGCGCTGGAGGAGCTCGAGCGCGTTGTCGAACTTGCCCGAGTCGCTGGTGGTCGGGTCGATGATCGGGAAGAGCTTCGTGACGTCGTCGAAGAGAGGCGAGGCGAAGAGCGCCTGGCGCGCGTGCATCCAGTTCTCGTTGCCGCGCAGCGTGTTGATCTCGCCGTTGTGCGCGATGAAGCGGTAGGGGTGGGCGCGGTCCCAGGACGGGAAGGTGTTGGTCGAGAAACGCTGGTGGATGAGCGCCAGCGCGGAGACGAAGAGCGGGTCCGAGAGGTCGTGGTAGAAGGCCGGAATCTGCTGCGGCTGGAGAAGGCCCTTGTAGACGATGGTGCGCGAGGAGAGGCTCGGGACGTAGAAGCGCTCCGAGTGCGGCATGCCCGAGCTGCGCACGAGCTGCTCGACGCGCTTGCGGATCACGTAGAGCTTCCGCTCGAGCGCGTCCTGGTCGGAGGCGTCGTCCGCAGCGCCGACGAACACCTGCTGGATCTGCGGCAGCACGGTGCGCGCGAGCGGCCCGGGCGCCGCGGTGTCGACCGGCACGCGCCGCCAGCCGAGGAGCACCTGGCCTTCCTCGGCGACGACCTTCTCGAGCAGCGCGACGCACGCGCTGGCCTGCCCCGCCTCCTCGGGCAGGAAGACCATGCCCACGCCGTAGGTGCCGGGCGCCGGGAGCGCGATGCGCTCGGCGGCGCACTCGCGGCGGAGGAAGGCATCGGGCACCTGGACGAGGATGCCGGCGCCGTCTCCGGTGAGCGGGTCGCAGCCGCACGCGCCGCGATGGGTCAGGTTCTGGAGGACGGTGAGCCCCTTCTCGATGATGTCGTGCGAACGCTCGCCCTTCACGTTGACGACGAAACCGACGCCGCACGCATCGCGCTCCGTCCGCGGATCGAGGAGCCACCGGGGCCTGGGTTCGCGCATGCTAGGCTCTCCCCGCGTGCGCCTGGCGCTCACCGTTCCGCCGCGCACGCTTGCCAGGGTGCGCGGGCGCCGGCTCGGCGGGGTGGAGCGCGAGCTGCACACGCTCGGTGTGCGTCGAGAGGACGACCATGGTCTCGGTCCGCGACACGCCATCGAGCGAGCGGATCTGGCTGATGAGGCGCTCGAGCGACGAGGTGTTCTCGGTCTTCACCTTGAGGAGCAGCGTGTGCTCGCCGGTCACGTGGTGGCACTCGAGCACGTCGCTGAGCGCGGCCACCTGGCGCTCGAAGTCGCCGATCCGGCTCGGGTGCGTGATGAGCACCCCGATGAAGGCGGTGATGTCGAGGCCGAGCCGGCGCGCGTCCAGGATGGCGCGGTAACCGGTGACGATGCCCGCGGCCTCGAGCTTCTTGATGCGCTCGAGCACGGCCGGGGCGCTGAGCCCTACCTGCTCACCGATGCGGACGAGCGACGTGCGACAGTCCTCCTGCAGCAGCCCGAGGATGCGGAGGTCTATCTCGTCCAGCTCGACGTTCGAGTGTTCAGCGAATCTCATAAGGCAGAACGCCCTTTAGCCGGAACATTTAGCTGGAGAGGGCACCACTTGTCAATCAATTCTTAAGGACCGGGAGGGGGCCGACCATCCACGGACGTGCGGCCGCCCGGCCCGTTTTGCCTGCTGCGCGCCGCCGGGTCATCCCTCCTGCGCGGGAGGACGAGGTCAGATGGCCCGGCCCTCGCGGGGAACGACCCCGCGCTGCTCGAGGTGGGCGAGCACCTGGCGCACGCTCTCCTCCACATCCTGCCGGTCGGTGTGGAGGGTCAGCTCCGGGTGGAGCGGCGGCTCGTAGGGCGCCGAGATGCCCGTGAATTCGGGGATCTGTCCCGCGCGAGCCTTCTGGTAGAGCCCCTTCACGTCGCGCTGCTCGCAGACCTCGAGCGGGCAGTCGATCAGAACCTCGACGAAGTCGCCGGGCTGCATGATGGCGCGCACCTGGTCGCGGTCGGCGCGGTAGGGCGAGATGAAGGCGGTCAGCGCCACCATGCCGGCGTCGGTGAAGAGCTTCGCCACCTCGCCGATGCGGCGGATGTTCTCGGTCCGGTCGGCGGGCGAGAAGCCCAGGTTCTTGTTGAGCCCGTGCCGGATGTTGTCGCCGTCGAGGACGAAGGCGCGCACACCGCGCCCCCAGAGCTTCTTCTCGAGCGCCACCGCGATGGTGGACTTGCCCGAGCCCGACAGCCCGGTGAACCAGACCGTGGCGCCGTGGTGCCCGTTCAGGCGCTCGCGATCGGCCCGCGTGACGGCGCCCTCGTGCCAGACGATGTTGGTCGCCTTCTGCTCCGCCATGGGCGTCTCCTAGCGGGACCGCGGCCGAGGAGCAACGAGCGGGGGGCCGCAGGGCCCGCGCCCGCCGCTCGCACGGCGTCGAGATCGCGGCGGGTCGATGTCGGCCCGCGGCTGGCCGGGGCGTCCGGCGTGTCTACGCGCCGCCGCGCGCGATGCGGAGCGGCGCAGCGAGTTCCGAGGCCGGCTTCGGCCCGGGCGGCACGACGAGCACGAAGCGCTCCTGCTTCCCGAACTGCGTCGCCTCCTTCTCCGTTGCAACCAGGAGATCGAGGCGGAAGCCCTTGATGGCCCCTCCGCAGTCCTCGGCCCGGTACCAGCCGAGCCCCTCGATCCACACCCACGAGCCGTAGGGAATCAGCGCCGGGTCCACGGCCACGAT
Above is a window of Deltaproteobacteria bacterium DNA encoding:
- the cysC gene encoding adenylyl-sulfate kinase; translation: MAEQKATNIVWHEGAVTRADRERLNGHHGATVWFTGLSGSGKSTIAVALEKKLWGRGVRAFVLDGDNIRHGLNKNLGFSPADRTENIRRIGEVAKLFTDAGMVALTAFISPYRADRDQVRAIMQPGDFVEVLIDCPLEVCEQRDVKGLYQKARAGQIPEFTGISAPYEPPLHPELTLHTDRQDVEESVRQVLAHLEQRGVVPREGRAI
- a CDS encoding Lrp/AsnC family transcriptional regulator, with the translated sequence MDEIDLRILGLLQEDCRTSLVRIGEQVGLSAPAVLERIKKLEAAGIVTGYRAILDARRLGLDITAFIGVLITHPSRIGDFERQVAALSDVLECHHVTGEHTLLLKVKTENTSSLERLISQIRSLDGVSRTETMVVLSTHTERVQLALHPAEPAPAHPGKRARRNGERQAHAGRA
- the gltB gene encoding glutamate synthase large subunit, with protein sequence MREPRPRWLLDPRTERDACGVGFVVNVKGERSHDIIEKGLTVLQNLTHRGACGCDPLTGDGAGILVQVPDAFLRRECAAERIALPAPGTYGVGMVFLPEEAGQASACVALLEKVVAEEGQVLLGWRRVPVDTAAPGPLARTVLPQIQQVFVGAADDASDQDALERKLYVIRKRVEQLVRSSGMPHSERFYVPSLSSRTIVYKGLLQPQQIPAFYHDLSDPLFVSALALIHQRFSTNTFPSWDRAHPYRFIAHNGEINTLRGNENWMHARQALFASPLFDDVTKLFPIIDPTTSDSGKFDNALELLQRTSRSIVHAVMMMIPEAWQNHESMSAAKRAFYEYHASLQEPWDGPASIAFTDGRVIGAVLDRNGLRPSRYVVTKDGFVVMASEVGVLDILPENVLHKDRLQPGRMFLVDTEQGRIVGDEELKEGMAARRPYRRWLDANLTRLAELPPPEQVPPDYEPATILTRQQAFGYTIEDLRLLMTPMALNGQEAVGSMGTDTPLACLSDHPQLLFNYFKQLFAQVTNPPIDPIREELVMSLETTIGPEQNLFEETALHCRQLHLKSPTLSNEQLAQIKALDDGHLRATTLPILFPKRSGGAGLRAALDDLCARASRAVADGCTVLVLSDRGVDDGHVPIPSLLATAAVHHHLIREGTRMRCGLVVESGEPREIQHFCLLLGYGAGAVNPYLAYETLRDMVAEGILKDVDAATAVKNYTKAVDKGVLKVMTKMGISTLQSYRGAQIFEAIGLNSEVVERYFTWTASRIEGVGLDVIALEAELRHEHAYVVSPSLDGDLDVGGQYQWRRRGEHHAYNPTTVAKLQHAVRAASFKMFKEYTAAVNDESRRLCTIRGLLGFKPGKPIPIDEVEPAAEIVKRFKTGAMSLGSISREAHENLAIAMNRIGGKSNTGEGGEDPVRYQRDPNGDFRRSAIKQVASGRFGVTSYYLVNCDELQIKMAQGAKPGEGGQLPGHKVDQYIAKIRYSTPGVGLISPPPHHDIYSIEDLAQLIHDLKNANDRARVSVKLVAEVGVGTVAAGVSKAKADVVLISGDSGGTGASPLTSIKHAGIPWELGLAETQQILVANDLRGRIRVETDGQLKTGRDVAIAALLGAEEYGFASAALVASGCIMMRVCHLNTCPVGIATQDPVLRKKFEGKPEHVVHFMTFIAEELREIMAQLGFRTVDDMIGRVDRLDVRDVSAHRKAKGVDLTQILYTPHVPPAVARRCVQPQDHGLEKALDNAIIARCRPALERREPVRFELPITNRNRTVCTMLSAEISRRWGAEGLPPDTIHIKFTGSAGQSFGAWLADGVSVEVEGDANDYFAKGLSGGRVVVYPPRSATFVPEENIIVGNVSLYGATGGEVFLRGQAGERFCVRNSGVTAVVEGVGDHGCEYMTKGLVLVLGRTGRNFAAGMSGGVAYVLDEDGSFEKRCNKGMVALERLDEKDLAVVKTLIQRHFDYTHSAVAWRLLSGWKETVKQLVRVMPVEYRQVLAKQHLDTDEARLASI